DNA from Deltaproteobacteria bacterium:
TACTACGGGCAGACCTCCCACCCGGCCTTGATATATGCCAGGGCCAAAAGCAAGAACTGGAAGCTGATCAACCGGTCCAAACTCGGAGTTATCCCCAAGGGAGTGTTATGGAAGCCGAGCTACAACAGGTATTCCTACGGCTTTAAATACATCGGCCCGGCCAATTACGAAGATGCAGAAGGTTTCGGCATTATTTGAGGCGGATCATGGTGATTAAAGCCCTCACGGTGAAACAGCCTTTCACCACCTACATCGTCAACGGGGTGAAAACTGAGGAATATCGGCACCGGGCCACCCTTTATCGCGGCCCTTTGCTGATCTGCTCCTCCAAGATTCCGTTTGATGACGACCTGGACCCCAAGGTGTTTCCCAACGGGATGGCCCTGGGGATGGTGGATTTGGTGGATTGCCGGCCCATTATCAGGCGATCCAAATACGGGTTCCGGTATGCCTGGATATTGGCCCAAGCCCAGGAAATTGAACCGTTTCCCATATCCGGGCGGCCCGGCATTTTTGAGGTCAAGCTGGAGCAAATCCCGGAGCATTTAAGGGATTCCATCCAAGCCCGGCTGGCCGCTTTTCATCGGGCAGATGCTTTACTTGGGGATTGACTTCGGCTACCGCAACCCCTTCGCCTGCTTGTGGATACAGGTCCTGGAAGGCGGGGAACGGGTGCTGGTGCTGGATGAATACTATCAGCGCTTTCGCACCACTTTGGAGAACGGCAAAGCCATCCTGGCCCATCACCAGGCCCAGGGTTACGGCCCCGTGGTCTGCGCCTATGCCGACCCCTCAGACCCGGATAAACGGGCCATGCTGGCGGAGATTCTGGGCATTGAAGTCAAAGCCCCCAGGCTTCCGGTGGAGGTGGGCCAGGAGCTGGTGCGGCAATGGCTCAAGGTCAGGCCGGACGGCAAACCTGGCCTGCTGATACACCATCGGTGCAAAAACCTGATCCGGGAACTGAAGGGCTACATGACACATGAGCCCGGCAAGGGCGACCACCATGCTTTGGACGCCCTGAGATACTTCTTCGCCGGCTGGGAGGGTGCGGCATGAGTCGTTGTCCTTTCTA
Protein-coding regions in this window:
- a CDS encoding ASCH domain-containing protein; the protein is MVIKALTVKQPFTTYIVNGVKTEEYRHRATLYRGPLLICSSKIPFDDDLDPKVFPNGMALGMVDLVDCRPIIRRSKYGFRYAWILAQAQEIEPFPISGRPGIFEVKLEQIPEHLRDSIQARLAAFHRADALLGD